The following are encoded together in the Candidatus Limnocylindrales bacterium genome:
- a CDS encoding GatB/YqeY domain-containing protein, giving the protein MTEENSLRKRLDEEIKAAMKAQNKTRLSALRSIKSAVRNKEIDLHKELSDVEIQDVVATLVKQRKDSIEQFSKGGRGDLVAQETGELNVLLEFLPQQLTEAEVEAIVDKALAELGASSIKDLGKVMKHVMSRVAGRAEGRMVNEIVRRKLG; this is encoded by the coding sequence ATGACTGAAGAGAATTCCCTTAGAAAACGGTTAGACGAAGAAATAAAAGCTGCCATGAAAGCTCAAAATAAAACGCGACTTTCGGCGCTTCGATCTATTAAATCGGCTGTTAGAAACAAGGAAATCGACCTCCACAAAGAATTATCCGATGTAGAAATCCAGGACGTCGTTGCCACCCTGGTTAAACAACGCAAAGATTCCATTGAGCAATTTTCTAAAGGAGGTCGTGGAGATCTGGTTGCGCAAGAAACCGGTGAACTGAATGTACTTTTAGAATTTCTTCCTCAACAATTAACCGAAGCAGAAGTAGAAGCTATCGTTGATAAAGCCCTTGCTGAGTTGGGTGCTTCTTCTATAAAGGATCTGGGCAAAGTCATGAAACATGTGATGTCCCGGGTAGCCGGTCGAGCGGAGGGCAGGATGGTAAATGAGATTGTGAGAAGAAAGTTAGGCTGA
- a CDS encoding sigma-54 dependent transcriptional regulator: protein MQYQKILVVDDEESIRYMLKMALEEAGYEVELASDGITALAKLTESVFDCVISDVRMPEMSGLELLKAIQEVRPDLTVIVMSAFGSLDTAIEAMKLGAYDYVSKPFKQDEILLTLKKAEERERLRKENLLLRREVEKKYSFDNIIGKSTKMQEIFRRIEKIAEYKSTVLITGESGTGKELVAKAIHYSSPRRDLPFIAVNCGAIPGELLESELFGHVKGAFTGAIAAKKGLFTEADKGTIFLDEIGDLPLNLQVKLLRVLQEGEIRRVGDTRTFQVDVRVIAATAKDLLEEVQKGNFREDLYYRLNVVPFYLPPLRERREDIPLLVWHFLRKYSAETGKEIKEITPDAMNALVAYEWKGNVRELENVIERAVVMSEGQIITTEYLPEGLVKSASDIILKIPESRISIKTTVKELVEMAEKELIARALAKTGNNRTRAAELLEISHRALMYKLKEYHL from the coding sequence ATGCAGTATCAGAAAATACTTGTTGTTGATGACGAAGAGAGTATTCGGTATATGCTAAAGATGGCTCTTGAGGAGGCAGGTTATGAAGTGGAATTAGCTTCAGACGGTATTACCGCACTGGCAAAGTTAACAGAGAGTGTTTTTGATTGTGTCATCAGTGATGTGCGAATGCCTGAGATGAGCGGACTCGAACTTTTAAAGGCCATTCAAGAGGTTCGTCCCGATCTTACCGTCATTGTGATGTCTGCCTTTGGGAGTTTAGATACCGCCATTGAGGCCATGAAGCTGGGAGCTTACGACTATGTCTCTAAGCCTTTTAAACAGGATGAAATCCTTTTAACTTTAAAAAAAGCCGAGGAGCGGGAACGACTTCGGAAGGAAAATCTTTTGCTTCGCCGCGAGGTTGAGAAAAAATATAGTTTTGACAATATCATCGGAAAAAGTACCAAGATGCAGGAAATCTTTCGGAGAATAGAAAAGATCGCAGAGTATAAGAGTACGGTTTTAATTACTGGCGAGAGTGGAACCGGAAAAGAACTGGTTGCCAAGGCCATCCATTATAGTAGTCCCAGACGGGATCTTCCTTTTATCGCAGTAAATTGCGGAGCGATTCCTGGAGAGTTGTTGGAAAGCGAGCTCTTCGGTCATGTAAAAGGTGCCTTTACAGGAGCTATAGCGGCTAAGAAAGGTCTTTTTACAGAGGCGGATAAAGGAACCATTTTTTTAGACGAAATTGGAGACCTTCCCCTCAATTTACAGGTCAAGCTTTTACGGGTCTTGCAAGAAGGAGAAATTCGCCGGGTGGGGGATACAAGAACGTTTCAAGTCGATGTGCGGGTTATTGCGGCTACGGCTAAAGATTTATTAGAAGAGGTGCAAAAAGGTAATTTTCGTGAAGACCTGTACTATCGGCTTAACGTAGTTCCTTTTTATCTTCCCCCATTACGGGAGCGCCGAGAAGATATACCTTTGCTGGTCTGGCATTTCCTCAGGAAATACAGTGCAGAAACCGGCAAAGAGATCAAAGAGATAACCCCAGATGCTATGAATGCCCTGGTAGCATACGAATGGAAGGGCAACGTTAGAGAGCTGGAGAATGTTATCGAACGGGCTGTTGTAATGTCTGAAGGGCAGATTATCACAACAGAGTATCTTCCGGAGGGATTGGTTAAAAGCGCCTCGGATATCATCCTAAAAATTCCGGAATCTCGGATCTCGATCAAGACAACGGTTAAAGAGCTTGTGGAGATGGCCGAAAAGGAGCTCATTGCCCGGGCATTGGCGAAGACAGGCAATAACCGTACCCGTGCAGCAGAACTTCTGGAGATCAGTCACCGGGCGTTGATGTATAAGCTAAAGGAATATCACCTGTAG
- a CDS encoding endonuclease MutS2 yields MIQSFLSDAQTFRALEFDKVKSYLENFVTSELGRSWIQALEPSSDKGVIETRLTETSEVKEIRSLHGPLPLEGLEDIRESLYKVKVEGSLLTPLELLGICRALEVGKRTKRFITRLTTPYPHLLKKVEQIHVLENLEQIIRRAINDQGEILDSASLKLKKIRQDLRLTRDRIQNSLKDLFKRSDLQKIIQEPLITIRNNRYVIPVKTGFQSKLRGIIQDQSLSGATVFLEPIEIVELNNRLITLDAEEREEIYKILLELSTKVREHLEAIQITTDILGEIDFIQAKARLSEKWKGTQPRICEDKCISLIQARHPLLLIQHEGEEHKVVPIDVRIENEINMLLITGPNTGGKTVSLKTIGLLILMTQAGLHIPADIHSELPLFQKVFADIGDLQSIEQNLSTFSSHISRIVHILSHADARTLVLLDELGAGTDPAEGAALGIAILEYLDQIGAKVVVTSHHDSLKTFAYTHPRALNASVEFDINTLSPTYRLLFGLPGKSNAFIIASRLGLPENIVQRARSLMGSEFIRLEKLIQKLTTDSEFIEKAREEAEQSYALAKQAQEKWFTTVQTLERERQDILNRATTEAKEIVDAARRKAKYILTQMQTVEERQAVKLLETLKQDSQKLKNRIQQSSKVLQNISPSGELHIGQFVQIPSLNQKGTILGLNKDKKTAEVQVGSVKLQISTSQLVPLSKPISPPVEEVQPTLGIEPVKDEIVRGEITLAGKPVATALEELDKFLDEAVLAGLSSVAVIHGIGTGKLKAAVEKMLSTHPHVAAYNTAEHYGGITLVKLK; encoded by the coding sequence ATGATCCAAAGTTTTTTATCAGATGCCCAGACATTTCGAGCCCTCGAATTCGATAAAGTTAAAAGTTACCTCGAAAATTTTGTAACTTCAGAGTTGGGAAGATCCTGGATACAGGCCCTGGAACCTTCCTCGGATAAGGGAGTCATAGAAACCCGGCTTACTGAGACCAGCGAGGTTAAGGAAATTCGATCCCTACACGGTCCCCTTCCCTTGGAAGGGCTGGAAGATATACGAGAATCCTTGTATAAAGTCAAAGTAGAGGGGTCCCTGCTGACTCCCTTGGAACTCCTGGGAATTTGTCGGGCCCTGGAGGTTGGAAAGCGGACCAAGAGGTTTATTACAAGATTAACGACCCCCTATCCTCATCTCCTTAAAAAAGTCGAGCAGATTCACGTTCTGGAAAATCTTGAACAGATTATTCGGAGGGCCATTAACGATCAGGGGGAAATATTGGATAGTGCCAGCTTAAAACTCAAAAAGATCCGTCAAGATCTAAGGCTGACCCGGGATCGGATTCAGAATTCCCTCAAAGATCTATTTAAACGGAGCGATCTGCAAAAAATCATCCAGGAACCCCTTATAACCATCCGAAATAACCGGTATGTGATTCCGGTTAAGACCGGGTTTCAAAGTAAACTTCGCGGCATCATCCAGGATCAATCCCTGAGTGGAGCTACCGTCTTTCTGGAACCTATAGAGATAGTAGAACTGAACAATCGGCTCATCACTCTGGATGCCGAGGAACGGGAAGAAATTTATAAAATTCTCTTAGAACTTTCCACCAAAGTTCGAGAACATCTGGAAGCCATCCAAATAACGACCGATATCCTGGGAGAGATTGACTTTATCCAGGCCAAAGCACGATTAAGTGAGAAATGGAAAGGAACTCAACCCAGGATCTGTGAAGATAAATGTATCAGTCTGATCCAGGCCAGACATCCGTTATTGTTGATTCAACATGAGGGGGAAGAGCATAAGGTTGTTCCCATCGATGTTCGGATAGAAAACGAGATTAATATGCTCTTAATCACGGGTCCTAACACCGGAGGTAAGACGGTATCCCTCAAAACGATTGGACTCCTTATTCTGATGACACAGGCAGGCCTTCATATTCCGGCGGATATCCACAGCGAACTTCCTTTATTTCAGAAGGTATTCGCAGATATCGGGGATCTACAAAGTATAGAGCAAAATCTGAGTACGTTTTCTTCCCATATCAGTCGAATAGTGCATATTCTAAGTCATGCCGATGCGCGAACTCTGGTTTTGTTGGATGAATTAGGGGCCGGGACCGATCCAGCAGAAGGAGCTGCTTTGGGCATCGCTATTCTGGAATACCTGGACCAGATTGGAGCTAAAGTGGTGGTAACCTCCCATCACGATTCCTTAAAAACCTTTGCTTATACCCATCCGCGAGCTTTAAACGCCAGTGTCGAATTTGATATCAACACCCTATCCCCCACTTATCGGTTGTTGTTTGGGTTGCCTGGAAAAAGCAATGCTTTTATCATTGCCTCTCGATTGGGTTTACCGGAGAATATCGTTCAAAGAGCCCGAAGCTTGATGGGTTCTGAATTTATTCGGCTTGAAAAGTTGATCCAGAAACTTACGACGGATAGTGAGTTTATTGAAAAAGCCCGGGAAGAGGCGGAGCAAAGCTACGCTCTGGCAAAACAAGCCCAGGAGAAATGGTTTACAACCGTCCAAACCCTTGAACGAGAACGTCAGGATATTTTAAATCGAGCCACCACGGAGGCTAAAGAAATCGTTGACGCAGCCCGTAGGAAAGCAAAATATATTCTGACTCAAATGCAGACGGTAGAAGAACGGCAAGCGGTTAAACTCCTGGAAACCTTGAAGCAGGATTCCCAAAAACTAAAAAATCGCATTCAGCAGTCCTCGAAAGTTTTGCAAAATATTTCCCCATCCGGGGAGCTTCATATTGGTCAGTTCGTTCAAATCCCTTCCTTAAATCAGAAAGGTACAATTCTTGGATTAAATAAAGATAAAAAGACGGCAGAAGTTCAGGTGGGTTCGGTTAAATTACAGATTTCTACTTCCCAATTGGTTCCCCTGAGCAAGCCGATCTCTCCTCCGGTAGAAGAGGTTCAGCCTACCCTGGGAATAGAACCTGTTAAAGATGAAATAGTCCGGGGAGAAATCACGTTAGCCGGAAAGCCGGTAGCTACTGCTTTAGAAGAACTGGATAAGTTTTTAGACGAAGCCGTTTTAGCCGGCTTGTCCAGTGTAGCTGTCATTCATGGCATTGGGACCGGTAAGCTAAAAGCGGCCGTTGAAAAAATGCTATCAACCCATCCCCATGTGGCGGCCTATAATACAGCCGAACATTATGGGGGGATAACCCTCGTTAAGTTGAAGTAA
- the dnaG gene encoding DNA primase, protein MESKSYIPENLIEEIRQRASIVEVLSEYVPLKKVGGNYKGLCPFHPEKTPSFTVNPQKGIFHCFGCGVGGNVFSFLMKHKQYTFPEAVELLAKKTGVRLPPGRDLTRHAPTTDTKALEFQEKLYTLHREVAYHFHHYLVGSQEGIVAREYLKKRGLDENVIKSFLLGYAPPGWDRLRRKFSEYSDEVLLAAGLVIQREKGGGYYDRFRQRLMIPICDDKGRVIAFGGRALGEEEPKYLNSPETLLFSKRNTLFGLHLSKEEIRREGSAILVEGYFDFIMPFSRGIKNVVATLGTSLTAEHLRLLRPYTQKVYLVFDPDVAGVKAVQRTLDLFLSSDIRASVVSLPGGRDPDVAVRELGVEGFKDCLKSAKPLVDFVIDQIVARWDITILDNQIACVNEILPILSKISHEVERIEYLKLAATKIQISDQALLEELKKISFSRSETPKITSKKRRAPSREEYLVAALLWKPDLIVTFKDQLDPAYFTDPVLKKVISEVLALEDYPSSLQSKALDLLDREEDRNYLSSLFVKLNRSFTDENVQIIVSDCLKRLKEFQLRSSWPALTRQMLDTYQKKAIEETILLLEKKREIVRKTKEIFSKE, encoded by the coding sequence ATGGAGAGTAAATCTTATATTCCCGAAAATCTTATCGAGGAAATCCGTCAGCGAGCCTCTATTGTAGAAGTCCTTTCCGAGTATGTACCCCTTAAAAAGGTGGGGGGGAATTATAAGGGGCTCTGCCCTTTCCATCCTGAGAAAACCCCGTCTTTTACTGTTAATCCGCAAAAAGGGATTTTTCACTGCTTTGGTTGTGGCGTTGGGGGAAATGTTTTCTCCTTCCTCATGAAACATAAGCAGTACACTTTTCCTGAAGCCGTCGAATTACTGGCTAAAAAAACCGGCGTACGCTTACCTCCTGGTAGGGACCTGACGCGCCATGCTCCTACTACCGATACGAAGGCCCTGGAGTTTCAGGAGAAACTTTATACCCTTCATAGAGAAGTGGCTTATCACTTTCATCATTATCTGGTGGGTTCCCAAGAAGGGATAGTGGCCCGTGAATATTTAAAGAAGCGAGGATTGGACGAGAACGTTATAAAAAGTTTTCTCCTGGGCTATGCCCCTCCGGGATGGGATCGACTCCGCCGGAAATTCTCCGAATATTCTGATGAAGTTCTCTTAGCAGCCGGCCTGGTTATTCAGCGAGAGAAAGGAGGAGGTTACTATGATCGATTTCGTCAGCGTTTGATGATACCTATTTGCGATGATAAAGGTCGTGTGATTGCCTTTGGGGGACGTGCCCTTGGAGAAGAGGAACCTAAGTATTTAAATTCTCCGGAAACCCTCCTCTTCAGCAAGCGCAATACCTTATTTGGATTACATCTTTCCAAGGAAGAGATACGACGAGAAGGCTCTGCCATCCTGGTAGAAGGATACTTCGATTTCATAATGCCCTTTAGTCGGGGGATCAAAAATGTGGTGGCTACCCTGGGAACTTCTCTAACTGCCGAGCATTTGAGGCTGCTACGTCCTTATACCCAGAAGGTATATCTGGTATTTGATCCTGACGTGGCCGGGGTTAAAGCGGTTCAGAGAACCTTAGATTTATTTCTGAGCTCGGATATTCGAGCCTCTGTGGTTTCCCTTCCAGGAGGACGTGATCCCGATGTAGCCGTCCGGGAACTGGGTGTAGAGGGTTTTAAGGATTGCCTGAAAAGTGCTAAACCTTTGGTGGATTTTGTGATCGATCAAATAGTGGCCCGGTGGGATATAACGATTTTGGATAATCAAATTGCCTGTGTGAACGAAATTCTTCCTATTTTGAGTAAAATTTCCCATGAAGTGGAACGGATCGAATATCTTAAATTGGCTGCCACTAAGATCCAGATCTCAGATCAGGCCTTGCTGGAGGAACTGAAAAAAATTTCCTTTTCCCGTTCGGAAACTCCTAAAATTACCTCTAAAAAACGAAGAGCCCCTTCCCGGGAGGAATATCTGGTGGCCGCACTTCTTTGGAAACCGGATCTTATCGTTACTTTTAAAGATCAGTTAGATCCTGCTTATTTTACAGATCCCGTTTTGAAGAAAGTAATTTCGGAGGTCCTTGCCTTAGAGGATTATCCTTCCTCCCTTCAATCCAAAGCCCTGGATCTTCTGGATCGAGAAGAGGACCGGAATTATCTTTCCAGCCTTTTCGTGAAGTTAAATCGGTCTTTTACAGATGAAAACGTCCAGATCATCGTTTCTGATTGCCTTAAACGTTTGAAAGAGTTTCAGCTTCGAAGTAGTTGGCCGGCTCTAACCCGACAGATGTTAGATACCTATCAGAAAAAGGCTATCGAAGAAACCATTTTGTTGCTCGAAAAGAAACGTGAGATTGTTAGGAAAACCAAGGAAATATTTTCAAAAGAGTGA
- a CDS encoding YaiI/YqxD family protein — translation MKILVDADACPVKDIILDLAKQRNLKVIWVVSLNHYSRREDPVQVVVVDALPQAVDIALINRVEPMDIVVTQDYGLAALVLGKKGKAISPAGYIFTERTMDSLLEKRHLRATARRAGFKIKGPRKRDLKDDQRFRRNLINLLDGE, via the coding sequence ATGAAAATCCTGGTTGATGCCGATGCCTGTCCGGTCAAAGACATTATTCTGGATCTGGCTAAGCAACGAAATCTGAAAGTTATCTGGGTGGTTTCCCTCAACCACTATTCCCGAAGAGAGGATCCTGTCCAGGTTGTGGTGGTTGATGCGCTTCCTCAAGCGGTAGATATAGCCCTTATCAATCGGGTTGAACCCATGGATATCGTTGTGACACAGGATTACGGTCTTGCGGCTTTGGTTCTGGGTAAAAAAGGAAAGGCCATTTCTCCAGCCGGATATATTTTTACCGAGAGGACCATGGATTCGTTGCTGGAGAAAAGGCATCTACGGGCTACGGCCAGACGAGCCGGTTTTAAAATAAAAGGACCCAGGAAACGGGATCTAAAAGATGATCAACGATTCCGGAGGAATTTAATTAACCTGTTAGATGGAGAGTAA
- a CDS encoding class I fructose-bisphosphate aldolase encodes MIDLQELLGTEAKDLLEYKCKGIPKELLHIPGPDFVDRVVALSDRPAPVLRNLQTVFDHGRLAHTGYLSILPVDQGIEHSGGSAFAPNPIYFDPENIMKLAIEGGCNAVASTLGVMGAVARKYAHKIPFILKINHNELLTYPNKYDQILFASVEQAFDMGAVAVGATVYFGSEESSRQIQEVREAFEYAHSLGMFTVLWAYLRNSAFKTKEADYHVSADLTGQANHLSVTLEADIVKQKQAENNGGFKALNFGKTHEKVYTELTTNHPIDLTRYQVANCYMGRAGLINSGGESGKNDLAQAVRTAIINKRAGGMGLISGRKAFQKPMEEGVKLLNAIQDVYLNKDITIA; translated from the coding sequence ATGATAGATCTACAAGAATTATTAGGAACTGAAGCCAAGGATCTTTTAGAGTATAAATGTAAAGGTATTCCTAAAGAGCTCCTTCATATCCCAGGACCCGATTTTGTAGATAGGGTTGTAGCTCTCAGTGATAGGCCTGCTCCCGTTCTGAGAAATCTTCAAACTGTGTTTGATCATGGAAGGCTCGCCCATACGGGTTATCTTTCTATTCTTCCCGTTGATCAGGGTATTGAACACTCGGGTGGAAGTGCCTTTGCCCCTAATCCTATTTATTTTGATCCCGAAAATATTATGAAGCTGGCTATCGAAGGTGGATGTAATGCCGTAGCTTCTACCTTGGGGGTGATGGGGGCAGTGGCCAGGAAATATGCCCATAAAATTCCCTTTATCCTCAAGATAAATCACAATGAATTATTGACCTATCCCAATAAGTACGATCAGATTCTTTTTGCCAGTGTAGAGCAAGCCTTCGATATGGGGGCCGTAGCCGTTGGGGCCACGGTTTATTTCGGTTCTGAAGAATCGAGCCGACAAATTCAGGAAGTTAGAGAAGCTTTTGAATATGCCCATAGTCTGGGTATGTTTACAGTATTATGGGCTTATTTGCGAAATAGTGCTTTTAAAACCAAAGAAGCCGATTATCATGTTTCAGCGGATTTAACCGGTCAGGCCAATCATCTATCGGTTACCCTGGAGGCAGATATTGTAAAACAAAAGCAGGCCGAAAATAATGGAGGATTTAAGGCCCTTAACTTTGGAAAAACCCATGAAAAAGTCTATACCGAGCTCACCACCAATCATCCCATTGATTTAACACGGTATCAGGTGGCCAATTGCTATATGGGTAGAGCCGGATTGATCAACTCCGGGGGCGAATCAGGTAAAAACGATCTGGCTCAGGCGGTGAGAACTGCGATTATCAACAAAAGAGCCGGTGGAATGGGGCTCATTTCCGGACGAAAGGCTTTCCAGAAGCCTATGGAAGAGGGGGTTAAGCTCCTCAACGCTATTCAGGATGTTTATTTGAATAAGGATATTACCATAGCTTAG